In Rutidosis leptorrhynchoides isolate AG116_Rl617_1_P2 chromosome 2, CSIRO_AGI_Rlap_v1, whole genome shotgun sequence, one genomic interval encodes:
- the LOC139894460 gene encoding putative disease resistance RPP13-like protein 1, translating into MAEIIAYDLVKAVLQKLASEAFKKIARSRGIQSELNNLKKRLFQIQNVFNDASQKEVTDVAVKEWLNSLQHLAYDIDDVLDDIATESMHNEFNQQDSVATTSMVRKLIPTCCTNFTLAERVSPKLDTIINKLQDLEKEKNDLGLVIVKQDRPKNMNRKLETTCLVDESTIIGRNVEKEGLLQKLLGDESCDEKFSIVPIVGMGGVGKTTLAKLLYNDNQVKNHFELKAWVCVSDDFDRIGITKAIFQSMGGENKDFANFSLLQEALKNQLLGKRFILVLDDVWSESYKDWETLVLPFHACAGGSKIIVTTRKVQLLKKLGYDHIDQMNNLSDEEALSLVALHALGVHNFDLHPMLKPHGEDLVKKCGGLPLALIALGRLLRTKEKEEYYWKELLNSEIWRLNDGSGIIPALRLSYHDLSACLKRLFAYCSFFPKDYIFDKRELVLLWMAEGFLHHSTLNNSTEEHFGDECFEELLSRSFFQDAPNENRSLYVMHDLINDLGTSIAGDFFVRLENDMKMDKGSEALEKYRHMSFVREKYVAYNRFKAFKRATSLRTFLATSVGVIDFFWDEFYLSNKILVDLLPKLPLLRVLNLSNFRISEVPDTIGSLRHLRYLNLSQTHITQLPENVCDLYNLQTLILFGCIYLSKLPSNFSNLKNLRHIDIRETDSLKEMPLGISKLKILQTLSKIIIGGENGFGITELKELNNLCGGLSIAGLDEVQNAIGVREANFSQKRISELEVEWSDVFDDSRKEQLEKDVLEELKPHSDTLKKLKIESYGGIEFPNWVVDPSFVRLSHVSIHGCKKCTRLPPLGQLVSLEELFIEGMDEVNNVGSEFTGTANGVSFTSLKVLSFVYMKGWESWSINCGDVFPCLEKLVIENCPSLVKVSLEALPSLRQLEIRECDQKVLTSLVRVASSVTELKLNRISGLTDEVWRGVGKHLMAVEEVTICSCNEIRYLWESEAKASTVFLRLRNLKVIDCDNLVRLGEREGDDSDDDKSGSNLLTSLRILEIYVCKNMEHCRCPNNIETLKIVGVRDVSLSKGGGQKLKSLCYIESEDKSDIINSNNKGMPLLQRVAIECIPNLRFILELNCFVHLTSLYISSCESLESFPDQQLPDLTSLTNLSITNCPRMDGSFPHGLWPPNLVSLTVGGLKKPISEWGPQNFPPSLVEITLRGESENDVKSGRQLSSLLPSSLTILRLWEFKELETISMGLEHLTSLQHLSFSRCPKMKDLP; encoded by the coding sequence ATGGCTGAAATCATTGCTTATGATCTCGTGAAAGCCGTTCTTCAGAAGTTGGCTTCTGAAGCTTTCAAGAAAATTGCTCGGTCTCGAGGAATTCAATCCGAGCTCAACAACCTGAAGAAGAGATTGTTCCAAATCCAAAACGTTTTTAATGATGCTTCTCAAAAAGAAGTAACTGATGTAGCTGTTAAAGAGTGGTTGAATAGTCTCCAACATTTGGCTTACGATATTGATGACGTGCTCGATGATATAGCAACCGAATCTATGCACAATGAGTTCAACCAACAAGATTCTGTTGCCACAACCAGCATGGTAAGAAAACTCATTCCAACTTGTTGCACAAATTTCACATTAGCTGAGAGGGTGAGTCCCAAGTTAGATACTATCATTAACAAGTTGCAAGATTTAGAAAAGGAAAAAAATGATCTTGGTTTGGTTATTGTGAAACAAGATAGGCCAAAGAATATGAATAGGAAACTTGAGACGACATGTTTGGTTGATGAATCTACTATTATTGGACGGAATGTAGAAAAAGAGGGATTACTCCAGAAGTTATTGGGAGATGAATCATGTGATGAAAAATTTAGCATTGTTCCCATAGTTGGTATGGGTGGGGTTGGTAAAACAACTCTAGCCAAACTTTTGTATAATGACAACCAAGTGAAGAATCACTTCGAACTCAAGGCGTGGGTTTGTGTTTCGGATGATTTTGATAGAATTGGTATAACCAAGGCTATCTTTCAATCTATGGGCGGAGAGAACAAGGATTTTGCAAATTTTAGTCTACTTCAAGAAGCTCTTAAAAATCAACTTTTAGGAAAACGTTTTATATTAGTGTTGGATGATGTATGGAGTGAAAGTTACAAGGATTGGGAAACCCTCGTACTTCCATTTCACGCTTGTGCTGGTGGAAGTAAGATCATCGTGACAACACGGAAGGTGCAATTGCTCAAGAAGCTAGGCTATGATCATATAGACCAAATGAATAACTTGTCAGATGAAGAAGCTCTATCTTTAGTTGCTTTACATGCATTAGGTGTACATAACTTTGATTTACATCCAATGCTGAAACCACATGGTGAAGATCTTGTGAAAAAATGTGGGGGCTTGCCTTTGGCTTTGATAGCACTTGGGAGGTTATTGAGGACCAAAGAAAAGGAAGAATATTACTGGAAGGAATTGTTGAATAGTGAGATATGGAGACTAAATGATGGAAGTGGGATAATTCCTGCCCTTAGATTAAGCTACCATGATCTTTCTGCGTGTTTGAAGAGGTTGTTTGCATATTGCTCTTTTTTTCCGAAGGACTATATATTTGATAAGAGGGAGTTGGTTCTGTTGTGGATGGCAGAAGGATTTTTGCACCATTCGACTCTAAACAACTCTACAGAAGAACACTTTGGTGATGAATGTTTCGAAGAGTTGTTGTCAAGGTCATTTTTTCAAGATGCGCCAAATGAGAACAGATCGTTGTATGTGATGCATGACTTGATAAATGACTTGGGGACATCAATTGCTGGTGACTTTTTTGTTAGGTTAGAAAATGATATGAAGATGGATAAAGGGAGTGAAGCATTGGAAAAGTATCGCCATATGTCGTTTGTTCGAGAGAAATATGTAGCCTATAATAGGTTCAAGGCATTCAAGAGAGCTACAAGTTTGAGAACATTCCTGGCAACGTCTGTTGGGGTGATCGATTTTTTTTGGGACGAGTTTTACTTATCTAATAAGATTCTAGTTGACTTACTTCCAAAGCTACCATTGTTAAGGGTTCTTAATTTAAGTAACTTTCGGATAAGTGAGGTACCAGATACCATTGGTAGTTTGAGGCACTTGAGGTATCTTAATTTATCTCAAACTCATATCACACAACTACCAGAGAATGTCTGCGATCTCTATAATTTACAGACACTAATTCTGTTTGGCTGTATATATTTATCTAAGTTGCCCAGCAACTTCTCAAATCTTAAGAATTTGCGCCACATTGACATCAGGGAAACTGACTCTTTGAAAGAGATGCCCTTAGGGATAAGTAAGTTAAAAATCCTGCAAACACTTTCCAAAATCATTATTGGAGGTGAAAACGGATTTGGAATTACCGAGCTGAAAGAATTAAATAACTTGTGTGGGGGACTTTCTATTGCAGGGTTGGATGAAGTGCAAAATGCAATTGGCGTACGAGAGGCAAACTTTTCGCAGAAGAGGATTAGTGAGTTAGAAGTGGAATGGAGTGATGTGTTTGATGATTCTCGTAAGGAACAGCTTGAAAAGGATGTATTAGAAGAGCTGAAGCCTCATAGTGATACTTTAAAAAAGCTCAAAATAGAGTCGTACGGAGGAATAGAGTTTCCAAATTGGGTTGTGGATCCCTCTTTTGTTAGATTGTCACATGTATCGATACATGGCTGTAAAAAGTGTACACGTTTACCGCCACTTGGGCAGCTAGTGTCACTTGAGGAGTTGTTTattgaaggcatggatgaggtgaATAATGTGGGTTCGGAGTTTACTGGTACTGCTAATGGTGTGTCATTCACATCACTTAAAGTTCTAAGTTTTGTATATATGAAGGGGTGGGAGTCATGGTCAATCAATTGTGGGGATGTGTTTCCGTGCCTTGAGAAGCTTGTTATAGAAAACTGTCCTTCTCTGGTCAAAGTTTCACTCGAAGCACTACCATCACTAAGACAGCTTGAAATAAGGGAGTGTGATCAGAAAGTGTTGACAAGTTTGGTTCGTGTAGCCTCATCGGTCACCGAGTTAAAACTAAATCGCATTTCAGGTCTTACTGATGAGGTGTGGAGAGGTGTTGGTAAGCATCTCATGGCAGTTGAAGAAGTAACCATATGTAGTTGTAATGAGATAAGATACTTGTGGGAATCAGAAGCAAAGGCAAGTACAGTTTTTTTGCGTTTAAGAAACTTGAAAGTAATTGATTGTGATAATTTGGTGAGGCTTGGAGAGAGAGAGGgtgatgatagtgatgatgataagAGTGGAAGTAATCTTCTCACATCTCTTAGGATTTTAGAAATATATGTTTGTAAGAATATGGAGCATTGCAGATGTCCTAACAACATTGAGACATTGAAAATTGTAGGTGTAAGAGATGTTTCCTTGTCAAAAGGAGGAGGGCAGAAGCTCAAGTCACTTTGTTATATTGAAAGTGAAGACAAGAGTGACATTATCAACAGCAACAACAAAGGCATGCCATTGCTTCAACGTGTAGCAATAGAATGCATCCCAAATCTGAGATTCATCCTTGAATTGAATTGCTTCGTTCATCTCACCAGTCTATATATAAGTTCATGTGAAAGTCTGGAATCATTTCCTGATCAGCAATTGCCAGATCTCACCTCTTTAACGAATCTGTCAATCACCAACTGTCCTAGAATGGATGGTTCATTTCCTCATGGGCTTTGGCCTCCCAATTTGGTATCCTTAACAGTAGGTGGGTTAAAAAAACCCATATCAGAATGGGGCCCACAGAATTTCCCACCTTCACTTGTTGAGATAACCTTACGTGGGGAGTCAGAAAATGACGTGAAGAGTGGTCGTCAATTGTCTAGTCTTCTTCCATCATCTCTTACTATTCTCAGATTGTGGGAATTTAAGGAATTGGAAACGATATCAATGGGACTGGAACACCTCACCTCCCTCCAACATCTATCATTTTCCAGGTGCCCAAAGATGAAAGATCTACCATAA